In Nitrososphaerota archaeon, one genomic interval encodes:
- the amrS gene encoding AmmeMemoRadiSam system radical SAM enzyme, whose translation MQIETYKYEKLEDNKVQCFICPHKCIIFPDKLGICRTRKNIDGKLFSIAYGEITSIAMDPIEKKPLYHFWPGNYTLSISTFGCNFRCPWCQNWSISQVNFEEAYTRSMKPEEIVSIAKRERSNIISYTYNEPLIWFEFVMDTAKLAKKEGMKNVLVTNGYTLIDTFKDLAPYIDAANVDIKGFTKDFYKKYCGGEIEYVLEATKYMKKRGIHVETTYLIVTTVNDSREEIKKMCEWHLNELGPDTPLHFSRFFPMYKFTGVEATPIKTLEMAAEIAKSQGIKYVYLGNILGSELENTFCPKCGKTVIERVGYDIVNWRLDKDNKCMNCGEKILIIGEKG comes from the coding sequence TTGCAAATTGAAACTTATAAGTATGAAAAACTTGAGGATAATAAAGTCCAATGCTTTATTTGTCCTCATAAATGTATAATATTTCCAGATAAACTCGGAATTTGTAGAACAAGGAAAAATATTGATGGAAAATTATTTAGTATAGCTTATGGAGAAATAACTTCAATAGCAATGGATCCGATTGAGAAAAAGCCATTATATCATTTTTGGCCTGGAAACTATACTTTAAGTATATCCACTTTTGGTTGTAATTTTCGTTGTCCATGGTGTCAAAATTGGAGTATTTCTCAAGTTAATTTTGAAGAAGCTTATACTAGAAGTATGAAGCCTGAAGAAATTGTTTCAATCGCAAAAAGAGAAAGATCTAATATAATTTCATATACTTATAATGAGCCTCTTATATGGTTTGAATTTGTTATGGATACTGCTAAGCTTGCAAAAAAGGAAGGAATGAAAAATGTTCTTGTTACAAATGGCTATACTTTAATAGATACTTTTAAAGATTTAGCACCATACATAGATGCAGCTAATGTAGATATTAAAGGTTTTACTAAAGATTTCTATAAAAAATATTGTGGAGGAGAAATAGAGTATGTTTTAGAGGCAACTAAATATATGAAAAAAAGAGGGATACATGTAGAAACAACATATTTAATAGTAACAACCGTGAATGATTCTCGTGAAGAAATTAAAAAAATGTGCGAATGGCATTTAAATGAACTTGGACCAGATACACCTTTGCATTTTAGTAGATTTTTCCCAATGTATAAATTTACTGGAGTTGAGGCAACACCAATAAAAACTCTTGAAATGGCTGCAGAAATTGCTAAATCTCAAGGTATAAAATATGTTTATTTAGGAAATATTCTTGGAAGTGAGTTGGAAAACACTTTTTGTCCAAAATGCGGAAAAACTGTAATTGAAAGAGTTGGATATGATATAGTTAATTGGCGTTTAGATAAAGATAATAAATGTATGAATTGTGGTGAAAAAATACTTATAATTGGAGAAAAAGGGTAG
- a CDS encoding DUF362 domain-containing protein, giving the protein MKRKISRRDFLLIILSLGIGAIIPSLFYFIKQKREGIISTTYTKTISESQTVVSTITKPITYTVTHTITKAKTETITQTETKTIISTPSIAHLSIVRKDNIDEMVRRAIELVGGLKNLSPGKNVLIKPNVNSNDPYPATTNPEVIRSVIKIVKEYKPKRIIVADCSNASYRPTIESMKNVGIYQAAIQEGAEVIGLEDMGWENIKPEKATNWVGGIETTKILKQIDYLISVPAIKTHYIATYSMAIKNSVGLISDKSRSLLHSYGEPKFGSMLAEINLIHPPDFIILDGTKAFVTGGPFKGEVKQPNIIIATSDPIAADAIGLAILKYLGTTKNIEEKSVWEQQQIKRAIEIGLGISNANQLIINDENINEISQIKKFLLE; this is encoded by the coding sequence ATGAAGAGGAAAATTTCGCGTAGAGATTTTTTATTAATTATATTAAGTTTAGGTATAGGTGCAATTATTCCTTCCTTATTTTATTTTATAAAACAAAAAAGGGAGGGAATTATTTCAACTACTTATACAAAAACAATAAGTGAAAGTCAGACTGTAGTTTCTACCATTACAAAACCAATTACATATACAGTAACGCATACTATAACTAAAGCAAAAACGGAAACAATTACTCAAACAGAAACTAAAACTATTATTTCTACTCCTTCAATAGCTCATTTAAGTATCGTACGCAAAGATAATATAGATGAAATGGTTCGTAGAGCAATAGAATTAGTAGGAGGATTGAAAAATCTTTCTCCTGGAAAAAATGTTTTAATCAAACCAAATGTTAATTCTAATGATCCTTATCCTGCTACAACCAATCCTGAAGTAATTAGAAGTGTTATTAAAATAGTTAAAGAATATAAACCTAAGCGTATAATCGTAGCTGATTGTTCTAATGCAAGCTATAGGCCAACTATTGAAAGTATGAAGAATGTAGGAATTTATCAAGCTGCAATTCAAGAAGGCGCAGAAGTAATAGGATTAGAAGATATGGGATGGGAAAATATTAAGCCGGAAAAAGCAACCAATTGGGTTGGTGGAATTGAAACTACAAAAATATTAAAACAAATAGATTATTTAATAAGTGTTCCAGCAATAAAAACACATTATATTGCTACATATTCGATGGCTATTAAGAATAGTGTTGGATTAATAAGCGATAAAAGTAGGTCATTATTGCATTCTTATGGAGAACCAAAGTTTGGAAGTATGTTAGCTGAAATAAATTTAATTCATCCACCAGATTTTATTATATTAGATGGAACAAAAGCATTTGTTACTGGAGGGCCATTTAAAGGAGAAGTAAAGCAACCAAATATTATTATAGCCACTTCAGATCCTATAGCAGCAGATGCAATAGGGTTAGCTATTTTAAAATATCTTGGAACAACTAAAAATATTGAAGAAAAATCTGTATGGGAGCAACAACAAATTAAAAGAGCTATAGAAATTGGTTTAGGAATATCAAATGCAAATCAACTTATCATTAATGATGAGAATATAAATGAAATTTCTCAAATAAAGAAATTCTTATTAGAATAG